In Streptomyces zhihengii, a single genomic region encodes these proteins:
- a CDS encoding DNA-binding protein → MDVRRLPEVVAAQRRWAGVARRAVRAGAEPERVFALAQAVVARWWEQALHWEREKVWPRRLHQVAGGDAGGDLERWRIVGRDAVVFPEVVTVADVLLDPAMAQLVWVDSGAGQPRVLRVDGLFCRRLGERVGREWLGPLAAADHGGPLIAWMGSVIRLRRGAGGPLGYDNDPWWLRREHQPVTMAGQLRVLGKERRAPGSGTMWRAVVPAEQRMRISSLLGSAEEQLLQLRGVQSGPTAEVARQLLQGLGHSAGLVEAAWKRTAVAAVNGGVPLEEVARWADMPAETLRSVLRAGERGDGVESKVGPGASAVS, encoded by the coding sequence GCCGGAGAGGGTGTTCGCGCTGGCGCAGGCGGTGGTGGCGCGCTGGTGGGAGCAGGCCCTGCACTGGGAGCGGGAGAAGGTCTGGCCGCGGCGGCTGCATCAGGTCGCGGGCGGTGATGCCGGGGGTGATCTGGAGCGGTGGCGGATCGTGGGGCGGGACGCGGTGGTCTTTCCCGAGGTGGTGACCGTGGCCGATGTGTTGCTTGATCCGGCTATGGCTCAGTTGGTGTGGGTGGACAGCGGTGCCGGGCAGCCGCGAGTGCTGCGCGTCGACGGGTTGTTCTGCCGTCGGCTCGGTGAGCGGGTGGGGCGGGAGTGGCTGGGGCCGCTGGCTGCGGCGGACCATGGCGGTCCGCTGATCGCGTGGATGGGCAGCGTGATCCGGTTGCGCCGTGGGGCCGGTGGGCCTCTCGGATACGACAACGACCCCTGGTGGCTGCGCCGGGAGCATCAGCCGGTGACGATGGCGGGGCAGTTGCGGGTGCTGGGCAAGGAGAGAAGGGCGCCGGGTTCGGGGACGATGTGGCGGGCGGTGGTGCCGGCCGAGCAGCGGATGCGGATCAGCAGTCTCCTCGGCAGTGCCGAGGAGCAGTTGCTGCAGCTGCGCGGCGTGCAGAGCGGGCCGACCGCCGAGGTCGCCCGGCAGTTGCTGCAAGGCCTCGGTCACAGTGCCGGTCTGGTCGAGGCGGCCTGGAAGCGGACCGCGGTGGCGGCGGTGAATGGCGGAGTGCCGTTGGAGGAGGTGGCCCGGTGGGCGGACATGCCCGCCGAGACGCTCAGGAGCGTGCTGAGGGCTGGCGAGCGGGGAGACGGGGTTGAGAGCAAGGTAGGACCGGGCGCATCGGCTGTTAGCTGA